Proteins found in one Vagococcus carniphilus genomic segment:
- the rpsB gene encoding 30S ribosomal protein S2, with protein MAVISMKQLLEAGVHFGHQTRRWNPKMKKYIFTERNGIYIIDLQKTVRLVDDAYNYMRNIAEEGGVALFVGTKKQAQEAIKDEAIRSGQYYVNHRWLGGTLTNWDTIQKRIARLKHINKMEEEGTFELLPKKEVAGLNKERERLEKFLGGIADMPRIPDVMFIVDPRKERIAVQEAHKLNIPIVAMVDTNCDPDEIDVVIPSNDDAIRAVKLISAKMADAFIEGRQGEDEVTEESFASEETSEQAPSIEEIVEAVEGNNA; from the coding sequence ATGGCAGTAATTTCAATGAAACAATTGCTAGAAGCCGGTGTACATTTTGGTCACCAAACACGTCGCTGGAACCCTAAAATGAAGAAATATATCTTCACAGAAAGAAATGGTATCTATATCATCGACCTACAAAAAACAGTACGTTTAGTAGACGATGCATATAACTACATGAGAAACATCGCTGAAGAAGGCGGAGTTGCTTTATTCGTAGGTACTAAAAAACAAGCTCAAGAAGCTATTAAAGATGAAGCTATCCGCTCTGGTCAATACTATGTAAACCACAGATGGTTAGGTGGAACTTTAACTAACTGGGATACAATTCAAAAACGTATCGCTCGTTTAAAACACATCAACAAAATGGAAGAAGAAGGAACATTCGAATTACTTCCTAAAAAAGAAGTTGCTGGTTTAAACAAAGAACGTGAACGTTTAGAAAAATTCTTAGGCGGTATCGCTGATATGCCTAGAATTCCTGATGTTATGTTTATCGTTGACCCTCGTAAAGAACGCATTGCTGTTCAAGAAGCTCATAAATTAAACATTCCTATCGTAGCTATGGTTGATACTAACTGTGATCCAGATGAGATCGATGTAGTTATCCCATCTAACGATGACGCTATCCGCGCCGTAAAATTAATCTCAGCTAAAATGGCTGATGCATTTATCGAAGGCCGTCAAGGTGAAGATGAAGTAACAGAAGAAAGCTTCGCTTCAGAAGAAACTAGCGAACAAGCACCTTCAATCGAAGAAATCGTTGAAGCTGTTGAAGGAAATAACGCTTAA
- the tsf gene encoding translation elongation factor Ts, with protein sequence MSKITAAMVKELRDLTGVGMMDAKRALVEVEGELEKAIDLLREKGMAKAGKKNDRIAAEGLANVAVSGNTAAIVEINSETDFVAKNELFQNLVKEVAELIAANKPASMEEALAIKTEKGTIETDLIEAQTVIGEKISFRRFEIVEKDDNGAFGGYLHMGGKIAVLVTLEGTTDEDAAKDVAMHVAAINPRYVTKDQVSAEELEHEKKVLTEQALNEGKPANIVEKMVIGRMNKFLAEVCLVDQPFVKDPDMTVEKFVASKGGTVKGFIRFEVGEGIEKREEDFAAEVASQMK encoded by the coding sequence ATGTCTAAAATTACAGCTGCAATGGTTAAAGAATTACGCGACTTAACTGGTGTTGGTATGATGGATGCTAAACGTGCATTAGTTGAAGTTGAGGGAGAATTAGAAAAAGCTATTGACTTATTAAGAGAAAAAGGAATGGCTAAAGCTGGTAAGAAAAATGATCGTATTGCTGCAGAAGGATTAGCAAACGTTGCTGTTTCTGGAAACACAGCTGCAATCGTAGAAATTAACTCTGAAACAGATTTCGTTGCTAAAAATGAATTATTCCAAAACCTAGTTAAAGAAGTTGCAGAATTAATCGCTGCTAACAAACCAGCTAGCATGGAAGAAGCTTTAGCAATTAAAACTGAAAAAGGAACAATCGAAACAGATTTAATCGAAGCTCAAACAGTTATCGGTGAAAAAATTAGCTTCCGCCGTTTTGAAATTGTCGAAAAAGATGACAATGGTGCATTTGGTGGATACTTACATATGGGTGGTAAAATCGCAGTTCTTGTTACTTTAGAAGGAACTACTGACGAAGATGCGGCTAAAGACGTTGCTATGCACGTTGCAGCTATCAACCCTCGTTATGTAACAAAAGACCAAGTATCAGCTGAAGAGTTAGAACATGAGAAAAAAGTTTTAACTGAACAAGCATTAAATGAAGGTAAACCAGCTAACATTGTTGAAAAAATGGTTATTGGTCGTATGAACAAATTCTTAGCAGAAGTATGTTTAGTAGATCAACCATTCGTTAAAGATCCAGACATGACTGTTGAAAAATTTGTAGCTTCAAAAGGTGGAACTGTTAAAGGATTCATCCGTTTTGAAGTTGGCGAAGGAATCGAAAAACGTGAAGAAGATTTCGCTGCTGAAGTTGCAAGCCAAATGAAATAA
- a CDS encoding PTS sugar transporter subunit IIA: MVKLFHFLKKKKEPVKELNFYSVAKGEVISMDEVNDPVFSKKMMGEGYGVRPMSSNVYSPVSGVVMSIFPTKHAIGLKTACGLSILLHLGIDTVELKGAPFDIKIKEGDKVTPETLIAIMDLNKLAEAGKCSELVVVITNSADQLEEFTLSTLGNIDKGEFVATAIAK, encoded by the coding sequence GTGGTCAAATTGTTTCATTTTTTGAAAAAGAAAAAAGAGCCAGTAAAAGAGTTAAACTTTTACTCAGTGGCAAAAGGTGAAGTTATTTCGATGGATGAGGTGAATGACCCAGTTTTTTCAAAAAAGATGATGGGAGAAGGCTACGGAGTGAGACCGATGTCATCAAATGTCTATTCTCCAGTTTCAGGAGTTGTTATGAGTATTTTCCCAACTAAACATGCGATTGGATTGAAAACAGCATGTGGGCTATCTATTTTATTACATCTTGGAATCGATACAGTTGAATTAAAAGGTGCTCCTTTTGATATTAAAATCAAAGAAGGAGACAAGGTAACACCAGAAACTTTAATAGCTATTATGGATTTAAATAAACTAGCTGAAGCTGGTAAATGTAGTGAACTAGTTGTAGTGATTACTAATTCAGCTGATCAACTAGAAGAGTTTACTTTATCTACTTTAGGAAATATTGATAAAGGTGAGTTTGTTGCGACAGCTATAGCCAAATAA
- a CDS encoding DUF308 domain-containing protein, which translates to MLVTGIGLFINYSASINQLMIIIGLFSILKGFLNFNNFFIVDSRLRHYKHKNIFITGAILNIIIGVILILNIYTSSLFLITLTSVWMILDSIPYIFYVVTRRLGTQYKHNPFFLTYGLIILCAILNFATYYTHIWGPAITLGMFLIIATVNIFLFLKEH; encoded by the coding sequence ATGTTAGTGACTGGCATTGGCTTGTTTATCAATTATTCAGCAAGTATAAATCAACTAATGATTATTATTGGATTATTTTCAATCTTAAAAGGATTTTTAAATTTCAATAATTTCTTTATTGTTGATTCTAGATTAAGACACTACAAGCACAAAAATATTTTTATTACGGGAGCTATTTTAAATATCATCATAGGAGTTATTTTAATATTAAATATTTACACAAGTTCATTATTTTTAATCACATTAACTTCTGTTTGGATGATTTTGGATTCAATTCCCTATATTTTTTATGTTGTAACAAGAAGATTAGGTACGCAGTACAAACATAATCCTTTCTTCTTAACTTATGGTCTTATTATCTTATGTGCCATCCTAAATTTTGCAACCTATTACACTCACATTTGGGGTCCTGCGATAACATTAGGTATGTTTCTAATTATCGCCACTGTAAATATTTTTCTTTTTCTTAAAGAACATTAA
- a CDS encoding MBL fold metallo-hydrolase, producing the protein MQVKQIITGPIEENCYLIYNDQHILIVDPGNDAETIKKEIESLSLNVAAILITHAHYDHIGALEEIREFYHVPVYISPIEQSWLSDPELNLSGLMRHDDIPDVRCQPAEFEFENYQSYTLGDMTFKVVPTPGHSPGSLSFIFDDFVITGDALFSGSIGRTDLPFGSSEDLLNAVKNELFTLPDEFRAYPGHREPTTIGKEKRTNPFFN; encoded by the coding sequence ATTCAAGTTAAACAAATAATTACAGGACCTATCGAAGAAAATTGTTATTTAATTTATAATGATCAACATATTCTTATTGTTGACCCAGGCAACGATGCTGAAACTATCAAAAAAGAAATCGAAAGTTTATCATTAAACGTTGCTGCGATTTTAATTACTCACGCTCACTATGATCATATTGGAGCTCTTGAAGAAATCAGAGAATTCTATCATGTTCCTGTTTATATCAGTCCCATCGAACAAAGCTGGCTATCTGATCCAGAATTAAACCTATCTGGCTTAATGAGACATGATGACATTCCTGATGTTCGTTGTCAACCAGCAGAATTTGAATTTGAAAACTATCAATCTTACACTTTAGGTGATATGACTTTTAAAGTTGTCCCAACTCCAGGGCATTCTCCAGGTAGCCTTAGCTTTATTTTTGATGATTTTGTGATTACAGGAGATGCACTATTCAGCGGAAGTATTGGAAGAACCGATTTACCATTTGGTAGTAGTGAAGACTTATTAAATGCTGTTAAAAATGAATTATTCACTTTACCTGATGAATTCAGAGCTTATCCTGGCCACAGAGAACCTACCACAATTGGAAAAGAAAAAAGAACAAATCCTTTTTTTAACTAA
- a CDS encoding histidine phosphatase family protein, whose product MTTFYCVRHGKTEFNQHKIFQGGLVDSPLLPEGIENAKKVGLYLEDISFQHAFSSPQKRAQDTALILLSQHPSAIELQTINDLREMEFGSWDGLPEKDFYHLKEFQHLVESPHLYDPNSFDGESFQSVIDRSLNVFNHLTKQYPNDTILIVSHGLTLQTILKHLDGSPISDIRKGRLLDNTSITTVESNPETLSYKILNWNDTSYLD is encoded by the coding sequence ATGACAACATTTTATTGTGTGAGACACGGAAAAACAGAATTTAATCAACATAAAATTTTTCAAGGTGGCTTAGTAGATTCTCCTCTTCTACCTGAAGGAATTGAAAATGCTAAAAAAGTTGGCCTTTACTTAGAAGATATTTCTTTTCAACATGCTTTTAGTAGTCCACAGAAAAGAGCACAAGATACTGCCTTAATTTTATTATCCCAGCATCCTTCAGCTATCGAATTACAAACAATTAATGATTTAAGAGAAATGGAATTTGGTAGTTGGGACGGTTTACCAGAAAAGGATTTTTATCATTTAAAAGAATTTCAACATCTTGTAGAATCTCCGCACCTCTATGATCCTAATTCTTTTGACGGTGAATCATTTCAAAGTGTTATTGACCGAAGTTTAAATGTGTTCAATCATTTAACTAAACAATACCCTAATGACACTATATTAATCGTTTCTCACGGATTAACGCTCCAAACCATTTTAAAACACTTAGATGGTTCTCCTATTTCTGACATCAGAAAAGGACGATTACTAGACAATACAAGTATTACAACTGTTGAAAGTAATCCTGAAACACTTTCCTATAAAATTTTAAATTGGAATGACACTAGCTATTTAGATTAA
- a CDS encoding methyltransferase family protein: MIYLITSFYAIYFFKQISLKKKNVDTNRLAKGNKPKNVVKLERFLLAFTYLTALFQYLSLFKFDFMGQVSNLSILKGTGILVTLSGVLIFFLATTHMKESWRAGIDKDQTTDLITTGIYQYSRNPAFVGFDLFYLGVVLMLPNIVLFGSSLITVICLHLQILEEEKYLIDVFGESYVVYKRKVRRYI, translated from the coding sequence ATGATTTATTTGATTACTTCATTCTACGCTATTTATTTTTTTAAACAGATTAGCTTAAAAAAGAAAAACGTAGATACTAACAGATTAGCTAAAGGTAATAAACCGAAAAATGTCGTCAAGCTAGAACGTTTTTTATTAGCATTTACTTATTTAACTGCTTTATTTCAATATTTGAGCCTTTTTAAGTTTGACTTTATGGGACAAGTATCAAATTTATCTATTTTAAAAGGTACTGGAATTTTGGTGACTTTAAGTGGAGTTTTAATATTTTTTCTTGCGACGACGCATATGAAAGAAAGTTGGCGTGCTGGAATTGACAAAGATCAAACAACTGATTTAATTACAACGGGTATTTATCAATATAGTAGAAATCCTGCTTTTGTTGGCTTTGATTTATTCTATCTTGGAGTAGTGTTAATGTTACCTAATATTGTGTTATTTGGTAGTTCTTTAATTACTGTCATTTGTTTGCATTTACAGATTTTAGAGGAAGAGAAGTATTTGATTGATGTCTTTGGAGAATCATATGTAGTTTATAAAAGAAAAGTTCGAAGATATATTTGA
- the pyrH gene encoding UMP kinase, which translates to MTEPKYRRILLKVSGEALAGEKGFGINPPVVNELIKEIKEVHSLGVEVAIVVGGGNIWRGNIGAEMGMERAQADYMGMLATVMNGLALQDTLENQGVPTRVQTSIEMRQIAEPYIRRRAVRHLEKGRVVIFAGGTGNPYFTTDTTAALRAVEIEADVILMAKNNVDGVYSADPKLDASATKFEELTHLDVISKGLSVMDSTASSLSMDNDIPLVVFNINEPGNIKRVCLGEQIGTTVRGK; encoded by the coding sequence ATGACAGAACCAAAATACCGCAGAATATTACTTAAGGTGAGTGGAGAAGCTCTTGCAGGAGAAAAAGGCTTCGGAATTAACCCGCCAGTAGTAAACGAACTAATTAAAGAAATTAAAGAAGTTCATAGCTTAGGCGTAGAAGTCGCTATTGTTGTTGGCGGTGGTAATATTTGGCGTGGAAACATTGGCGCTGAAATGGGCATGGAAAGAGCTCAAGCTGATTATATGGGAATGCTTGCGACAGTAATGAACGGACTTGCATTGCAAGATACGTTAGAAAATCAAGGTGTTCCAACAAGAGTTCAGACATCAATTGAAATGAGACAAATTGCAGAGCCTTATATTAGACGTCGCGCTGTTCGTCACTTAGAAAAAGGACGTGTTGTTATCTTTGCTGGTGGAACAGGTAATCCTTATTTCACGACTGATACAACAGCAGCTTTAAGAGCAGTTGAAATTGAAGCAGATGTTATTTTAATGGCTAAAAATAACGTAGATGGAGTTTACTCAGCAGATCCAAAATTAGATGCATCAGCAACTAAATTTGAAGAGTTGACACATTTAGATGTTATCTCAAAAGGTTTATCAGTTATGGACTCAACAGCAAGTAGCTTAAGCATGGATAATGATATTCCATTAGTTGTGTTTAATATCAACGAACCAGGAAATATAAAACGAGTTTGTTTAGGAGAACAAATCGGAACAACAGTGAGGGGGAAATAA